Genomic DNA from Phyllostomus discolor isolate MPI-MPIP mPhyDis1 chromosome 12, mPhyDis1.pri.v3, whole genome shotgun sequence:
agccccactgccctgctctgtTCTGCCTTCTCCACCCTGCAGTGTCCCTGGATTCTCCCACTAGCACCTGTGCCCAGGCCCACCCTCCTGGGCAACAGGAAAGGACACACAAGTCCAAGCAGCAGCCCCTGACTCCATCCGGAGCCAGGTTCCCAGGTCACCAGGAGAAAGAGCCTCCGCTGTGCCCCATCCAGGGCTCTTTCCCTCCCTCATGCCAAGAACAGGAACAGGCCACCTGACAGGGACATGTAGCCCATTGATCTATTCTCTGTGTGATTCTACCAGGGAGTCAAAGGCAGAAGGACAGGCCTCAGTCCCAAAAGCTCACAGGATCACTTCACCCCTGACTCGTGACTCACATCTGTGTCCTGGTGTGTCTCCTGGTGTAAGTCTCCAGTCTCCCATTCCTCCCAGGGACCTGGAGACATTCCCAAGGTGGGCTGGTGACCCTGCACCATCTGACTGCTTCACTGCCTGTGTCACACGCATGTATCCTCATGATGACACCTTTGTCATAGGGTGGGACCCTATCAGATACTGTCCTTTTTATTAGGTGCATCCCAGTTTGAATGAATTTGCTCAAACTCTAGTTTAGTTTCCTgagttagaaagaaaaagaagagcacatGCCACAGCCTGTGTGTGGGTCCCTCCCCATTGGCCTGACTGCCCACAGAAACTGGTAACTGAGTCCTGCTTCCTACATGTACCAATATAATATGTGTCTTTTCCACCAATTTTGTGTCATCCCTCCCCTTGTGCAACAGACACGCCTACACGTGCCCTCTGGTCACTTCTGTTTGCTTAGTAGGACTCACATTCTCTCTCCAGAGAGTCatggatatttttaataaatattttattgttgttctattaccaatgtcccaaattttcctgctttgctctcctccaccctgcccaccacgTGCTCCCACAGACAAGCCCCACCCtgtgtccgtgtccatgggtcattcaacAAGTCTCTTCCCCTTATTCCCATCCTTATGTCTCCCCACCGCCaccccactggtcactgtcagtctgttccatgtctccatgcctctggttctgtgttgctcatttgtttgttttggttattAGGTTCCAACcataggagagatcatatggtatttgtctttcccttcctggcttatttcacttagcacgatgctctccagttccacccatgctgttgtgaatggtaggagcttcttctttctactgtgtagtattccattgtgtaaatgtaccacagtttttggatacacttatttgctgatgggcacttaggctgtctccagcactcggctattgtaaatttattataaataatgctgctatgaacataggggtgcataggtttttttgaattggttttcagaattcttgggatataatcccagcagtggaatcactgggtcagaaggcagtttcatttttagttttctgaagaaattccatactgttttccacaatggctgcaccagtctgcattcccaccaacagtgcactagggttcccttttctccacaccctctccaacacttgttgtttgttgctttgttaatgatggctactctgactagtgtgaagtagtatctcgttgtggttttaatttgcatctttctgatggctagtgatgttgagcatcccttcaaatgtctctgagccctctgtatgtcctccttagagaagatTCTGTtcaggtccattgcccatttttttaactggattgtttgtcttcctggtgtggagtcacttgagttctttatatattttagagttcAAACCCTTGTGCaagaaatcatttgaaaatatattttcccatacagttggttcccttttcatgttcATGGTggtttcttcagccatgcagaagctttttaatttgatgtagtcccattcatctattttttcctgtatttcccttgctctagaaGATACATTGGTGACaatattgctgcttggaatatttcAGATTTACTGCCTGTGCTTTCCTCCAGGACATCTATGGTTTCAGGACTTTGATTTAAGTCGTTTATTcaccttgagtttattctgatgtaagttagtgatctagtttcatttttttgcatgtacctgtccagagatcccaacaccatttattgaagcggctatttttactccagtaTGCTCCtttccctttgttgaatattaattaaccatagagacatgggtttatttctgggctttctattctggtccattgatctatgtgtgtgttcttatgccagtaccgggctgttttgattagaatgaccttgtaatacagtttgatatcagatattgtgatccctcctgctttgttcttctcaagatttctgaggccatttggggtcattttgggttccatataaatttttgaaatatttgttctatatctgtgaagtatgtcattggtattttaatagggattgtgttaaatttatagattgctttaggtggtatggacattttaatatgttaattcttccaatccatgaacattgaTTGTGCTTCTATTTATGTGTACAgatcttccttaattcctttcttcagtgttctgtccTTCTATGAGGACAGTTCCAttttcttggttaagtttattccctGATACGTTATTGTTCTTGATGCTATAGGGGAGCCACTGATTTCAGACCCACTGTGCCTTTCTCCTCTGGTCACAGTGTGACCCTGGTGGAATGCAGACTTGGTCTCTGACCTTCAATGATCTCTTGAAAGAAAGATTCTACCAGAGACTAGTCTTATATCTTTGGCAAACAAATAACGATTTTCACTTATTCTTTCACAATTTAACTCAAAGCCCCATCTCATAATGCCAAACACAAATGGTCCATAAGGGCCATATTTCAGCAAGTTCAAGCTACCCCGCTTCCCACAAGTCACCCTTCTGTAGTTGCTGTTGCCTGAGTGTTTGAGGAAGGGTCCCTGCCCTCTGCAGTGGGAGACATGACAGTAAagaccaaggtcacagagcctggTTCTACTGCCAAAGACAGCTCTGTGTCTATCACTCTTGTCTCAGTCATTCCTGGACTCTGCTCTAccctttctggggtctctgtcTCATGTCAGTCACCAATGAACTCCTGGGCACACTGTCCACCTCATAGTCCTGCAGCCTCAGTCCTGAACTGACCATCAGACTTACTTCTGGTCTCCCTGTGTATGGGTGCTGCTCAAACACTCAGTCCCAGGCCACACTGTCCAGTCTTCTCAGGGTTTAAGGACAAAAGGATGGCCCATCATGAAACATCTCTAGGATAACCATGGAATATGAGGCTTCCATGAATCACATCTCAACCCAGCAATGCAGATCTGTGCAGCTTGAAAAGATTCAGCACCTGCACATTCCAGGGGAGGCCTCAAGGCTGGTCAGTCAGTGAGCTGGTCAGTGAAGAACCAGGACAGGTGTCCTGTGGTCTTTGACTCCCATGCCTATGTCTTTCCATGATCAAACCCTGATACTTAACTGACACCTGAGACAGTCTGCGCTTTCTCCCAGACACAGCACTGGAGGCCTTACATTTTCTGAGCGCTCAGGTCCTCATGTTGTTGTGTGATAGACACACCTGCCTTGTTTTTTTAAGGATTCAAGTTAGCTGAGAGGTGAGAGGTGCCAACTCTGACTGAAGATGCCTTTGAAAAAGTCAAAAGTACCACCCAGGGCAATGTTCTCTCTGTTACCTGCACAGTGGAGTTACCCAGACCCAGCATCACAAGCAACAACCCCAACCCTGAGGAGCACAAGGACCCTGTCCTGTTAATGTGTGAACCTCACACTCAGGACACCACCTACCTGTGGCTGATCAACAGTCAGAGCCTCCAGGACAGCGCCAGGCTGGAGCTGTCCAAGGACAATAGGACTCTCACTTTGCTGTATGTCACAAGGAATGACACAGGACCCTATGAGTGCGAAACCTGGAACCCAGTGAGTGCCGGCCACAGTGACCCCTTCACCCTGAATGTTCTCTGTGAGTAACTTCTGCCCCTGTGTGGTCCAGGCTGCCACCCAAATCCACATGCCAGAGGAGATGCTACATCCTTCTCAGTCCAAGGACACAGACCCTCATCCTGGACACTCATGTTGACCATGACTCCCTGTCCCAGGAAAATGCAGGCAGGCCTCAGGGTTGGGACAAACTGGTTGTCTTAGACTCAGCTCAGTGAACAGGAGGTTGTGGGtgggatcttttttaaaaaggctgggGCCCAGCTCAGAGGGACACTGGGGCTCTTACACAGACCAGgattttccccttccttctgatGACATCATGTGTGGCTTTCCTCTGTTTGCTCCAGATGGCCCAGATGctccctccatttccccctctgACTCCCATTGCCCACCAGGGACAAACCCCAGACTCTTCTGCCACACAGCCTCTAACCCACCTGCACAGTATTTTTCGCTTATCAGTGGGAGATGCCAGCAACCCACACAGGAGTTCTTTATCCCCAACATACTGCGAATGACAGTGGATCCTATACCTGCCTCGCCTATAACTCTGTCACTGGTCTCAATAGATCCACAGTCAGGACCATCACAGTGTCTGGTAAGTGCCTCCTGGACCATAGGCACTGAGCTCTGGTGTGGAGGTTGGTCTGGTTTTCAGAAAAGAGCTTGGATGTTGTCTCCATCCTGTGGCCATGGACACAGCAAATCACAAATTCTTCCCTGAATCCTCCCCCACATCTCTGtagcctctctcctccccttgctCTTCTGATTTctcatggcagagctggggtccagCCTCAGAAATGAGGAAGGGGGTTCTCTCAGCCCCAGAAAAGTCCCATTCAGTGGAGAGGGTTCCACAGAGGGGGAAACACAAGGGGCCTCATCATCAACCTTCTTCTTCTGTCACTaactccttccttctctcaccTCCTTCTTTTCTGTGACCCACTCCATGTGCTCCAGGAAACATATGAAGCATTGAATCAAACTCACCTCTTTCTCTCCAAACAAAAGGGTGAAACCCCCTCCAAGGAGGGTGAGCAGTCCACTGTTCCATGCTCTGCTCCAGGTTCACCTGGTACCTGACCCTGCTGCCCCTTGTGCAGAGACAGGGGCCATGGAGGAGTTTCACAGGTGGCCTGTCCTCAATCTGGCCAAACTGATCCACCCATGAATGCCAGAGCCTCCCTCTGGCCAGCCTTCATGGAAACAGCCATACTGTAGCCCCCTCTGAGCTGTGTCCTGGCTCTGAGGTCACCAGCAGTGTAATGCTGTGTGATACCAGTGTGTGTGATGTTCCAGAGGAGAGCAGTGAGTGATGGTGCTTACCTGACATGTAGGTAGATTCCTCCATGAAGTCTCTTCATGGGGCAGAAGGAGCAGTGCCACAAAGGGTGTAGTGTACGGAGAAGGCTGAGTCCCAGCCCTTGTTAAACTGCTTCTCTCTAGCGGTTTCTCTTCTCTGTGATAGTCACTCCACAGGCCAGGAAGTGAGAGTCGTATTCCCACTGAGAAATCCATTgggttaaatttattggggtccTAAGGTCATGTAGACTGACTGGTCTGCTCTTTCACTgtcttataaattatttaacaaacaggaaaagacttcccttctgagcctcagtttcctcctctggaaacTGGAATGAAACAGCTGGACCTTAGAAATGTTGTGAACGtgtttattattacatttatgaCATTAGAATCCTTAGGGTAACCCACATTTAGGGCTCTGTCAGTGCTGCCAAATAGTGATATTATTTGTATGAACATTGTTGTCATCAGCTGTAAGTCAAGACTTGCTGAAAATGTTGTTTATCACTCACCAATTCTGTGACCTCCAGTGATTTTTAAGCACCTCCCATCCCAGATTCTGCCTAAGCTCCTTGGGGGTGACACCCACCCCTTGTGGGGATGGAAGGACCAGATGATGGACAGGGTTTCCCACCTTCCCTGGGCACTGAACACAGTCAGCACATCCTTACCACGAATCAGCACTGAGTGGACAGGTCAGGGCCTGCCCTCTGAGACTGTCATCAGGgctggagaagaggaaacagagggaagggaCATACGGGGAGAGGAGTCAGGAGGACAGTGAACAGGACGATGGAGAGTCAGTGTGAGAGCATGTGCACAGTTAGAGCCGATGGAAGGTTCCAGAGTGTGAAATGACAGGATTGGACTGTGGGCAGGGGTCCAGTGAGGCCTTGGCCTTCCCACGAAGTCAGACCATCATGGAGGTTCCTGTCCTGGGTCCTCAGTCTCTTCCCTGGTCACTGCCTCTCCACCCCCATCTGCCTGTGGGCCTTCCCCTGTGGACCCAGGTCCGCCATGGTTTCTTAAGGCCTTTTCTCACAAAGACAGTGGGATGACAACACTACGATACCACACACAGATGGGGACAGTTCCTTCCTCCCTAAGCTGGCCTCCCTACTGCAAGGCCCCTTGTAGTTTCCCCTGAGTGGACTTGGGCCCCCACCCtaccttcttcccttctcctttcagcaGAAAATGACTACACGGGCTACTCAGTGGGGACCATCGCTGGCATCATGATTGTGGTCTTCACCCTGGTGGCTCTGGGGTCCTCCCTGGGGTGTTTCCTGTACCACAGAAGGACTGGGAGGTACGATGGCATTTCCTTCACCAGAATCCTGCCCCCACCAGAGACTGACCCCATCACACCCCAGGCCAGGAGGATGGAGGCCCCTCCCTGATGCTGGCCTGGCTCTCTGTGGCCTCCTCACTTCCCGAGGGACATTCCTAACTCACTCCCTCCAGCTCCTCTGGCACCAGCTGCTGACCAGGGCAATTTCCTCaacagcttcctcatctataaatgagTCACAGCCAAAGAACTGTCCCCCCAGGATGGTCCCAGTTCACTCCTCACACCTGCACGGAGCTGGCAGGGAGTAAGTGCTCAGTGAGGCACCTACTGCTGTTTCTCTAAATCCGCCCACCCTGTGAGGGGGATCTTCTGTCCCACGATCTGAAGGGCGtcctggccaaggtcacacagctgagggTAGCAGAACCTGCACAGGCTGGGTGGGCTCAGGCGCCCCCACTTGGCCAGTTTAGGAACCACAACCCCTGGTGTGTGAGACAGGAGACCTGGACCTGGACAGGGCAGCAGACCCTGTGCTATGGTTTTGGCCTCCAGTGCATGCAGACGGAGACAGAGGACAGGCCCCTATCACTGTTCAGCTCTTGGGCCCGAGGGGCACATCTGGTCCCAGCAGGGCACCACTTGCATCCAGAGGCAGCAGGCACCAGGCTCCCAGTGTCCTGCACAAGCGCTGGCCCTGCTTCCCTCTGAGACCTTGAACATCCCACAAAGTCAGACCCTCGGGGTGGTTCCTGTCCTGGGTCCTCAGTCCCTTCCTCAGTAATTGCCTGTCAAACCCGACCTGCCTGTGGGTCCTTCCCCTGTGGGCCCAGCTCAGCCTTGGGTTCTAAggccttgcctcagtttccctctcctAGGCTCCTCCCCCTCCAAAACAGTGGAGAGAGGTCCCCACCCACTGATGGAAAGGGAGACCCTCCTAGTCCCCCACTGTGACACCACAGCTCCCCCTGTTCACCTCAGAAGTTCTCTGACCTCTCCTAGGGCCCGTGACCCACGAGGTCTCACAGAGCACCGACCCCCAGCGTCCACCCCAGGTGAGTGTTCAGCCTGAAAGAGGCTTGAGCCCCTGACCACCTCAAACTGTCCACTCCTGCTGTCCCCCTGGGGTCCCTGCGGCTCTGACCATTCCCTGGGCTTCATGGTGGGGTTCTCATGAACCTCTCAGCACAGGGGACCCTGATTGCCCGTTACCCCTGACCTGTAGGGCTGTGTCATGTGTCACCACCTCCCTCATTGGACCCTAAAACAGCAGAGGGTCTGTCTCTGGGAGATGCTCTGTCACCTCTGGTTGTCTGGAGCTAAAGGACCCAGCTTCTCCAAGGACAGGCGAAGCTTCCTCAAAACTAGGTGCTAACTCTTGTGTCTGCTACCAGGCCAGGGTCCCTCTGGAGCCTCCACCTCCCTGGTGAGTCcgtcccctccccatctctctaccCAGGGTCCTAGCTATGCAGGCTCAGGGAAGGGACACCATCCAAACTCGCCAGACAGTACAGACCCCATCCCCAGAGCAGCCAGCACAaaggcccaccccaccctggcaggGAGGGTGTACCCACATCAGGGGCAGACCTAACCCAGTCCTGAGTCTACCCTGGTTCCCTGGGGTGGCCTGAGGGGAACCCTGGGGACCAGCATGCGGCAGAGCAGGCACTGAGAGCACCAACTAGGGTAACCAGGCTAACAAGGGCGAGAGAGTGCAGCGTGGACTGAAACTGGGGTACAGGGTGACAGGTAGGTGTGGGGACAGCTGCTCAGGAGGCAGAGCTGTCACTCCTGTGCACAAATGgcctcccaccctgtcccctgataccctctctgccccctgcacAGGGCCCCATCCCCGGCTCCAGGAAAGCCAGCCCCATCTATGAGGTGAGTGTGGGTGATGAACATACTGTCCTGCAGGTCACAGGGGCCTaggacctgcccccagcccaaGTCTGGCTGTGCTCCATGTTTGGGAAATGGCAGCATAACGTGCaaacagagggtggggagagggaggtacCCGGGGACAGGCACCCCCAGCACAAGCAGGCCCCAGTGCACCTGGGAAATGCCGCACTTGTTctgagggggctgcagggctcaggggcctCTCCTTCCCTCACAGGACTTGCTGCACCTGAGCACAGACGTGTACTGCCGCATCAGCCCCAGAGCCAACGACGGGGCTTCCTAGTTCCTGCGGGTCCTGCTGctccagggctgtgggagggacaGCCTGAGACCCAGACCCTGGGGGTTCGGGAACTGGAGCCTGGGCCAGAGAACCAGCCCTGAGCCAGGAGGATATTCAGGGACCTGGGCCTGAGGTTGGGGTCTTTCCTGATTACTGATGACCCAGACTGGCCACCCTGACCCTGATGGACCAGGGTAAAGGCTCTCATCTTCCAGAAAGTGACTGGGCCAGTGAGGCACTGAGGACCACCTGTGTGATCTGAATAAAGGGGACCCTCCCCTTGTATGCTCTTTTTCTActcatgtataatttttttaaaagattttgttcattcattcataaagaggggggaagggagggagcaagagagggagcgaacatcgatgtgagacagaaacaagGATTtgatgcctctcacacacccccaaccagggacctggcctccaacacaggcctgtgccttgaccaggaattgacccagtgaccttctggtttgcaggacgatgcccatcccattgagcctcaccagtcaggccTGAAAGTGAACTTCTTTAGCAAAAATTCACCTGAAACTCTTGGTCCTTTTGTTCCAGGGTCACACAAGGGAAAGAACTCTCCAGGCTGCAGTCTCTGtttcctgggagagaggagacactgtgggtgtggaggtgggggtggtgctaAGGGAAAAGCAGAGCCCTGATTGGGACTTTTGGTTGGTTGTAGCCTCTTCCTCTTGTGCCAGGTTGACCAGGTCCCTCTCTGGTGCAGAACAtgcaggaatcaaaccagtgagcaCATGCATGGGCAGATCAACCaaccaatgttttcctctctcttatttcctatctctctctctctctttcactcacacacaccaatcagtaaatataaaataaaaataaagcaactgcAGAATTAAGAGGAGTTGAAGCAACCAAGAGCCCTGGGCTGTCTTCACACAACCCTGGACACCAGGCCATGGACACTCCCCAGGGTTTGGCCCTTTGTACAGGTGCCCTGTGTCTCAGGGTCACCCAACAGGGGTCATCTCGTGTTCTCACAAAGATGAGCAAGGATCCTCCTGTGAGGTCATTGCCTGTACCCACAGTGAGGCCATATTCCTGAGTGGAGCCCCTTCTGAGTGTCCAAGTGTCCTGTgctcctccttttccctcaccTGGACCAGGGTGGCCTCCACAAACAAAGTTGTCGATCCCCAAATCCAGGATCCAGGGAGCTGGGCTCTGTCCATGACTTTGTGCTTTGACCCAAAGGCTAGTCCTCAGGTCATCTTAATACCTGGGGGACACAGACAGAGGCTGTCCGAGTAACCAAGGTGGGGAAGACCCAGGACTCCTGTCCTGAGCAGCCCCTCCTTGGCCTGTCCATGACTTCAGCCCCCACTTCCCATCAGTCCCCTCTCTCCTACTGCACCTGGATCTCACTGACACAGCGTCCTTTCCACAACTGAGCATCCACCAACAAACTCTCACCCAGGATCCCATGGAGATGGGACCAAGTGTCTCCTCCTGCACctggcccagctcctccca
This window encodes:
- the LOC114511365 gene encoding LOW QUALITY PROTEIN: carcinoembryonic antigen-related cell adhesion molecule 1-like (The sequence of the model RefSeq protein was modified relative to this genomic sequence to represent the inferred CDS: inserted 1 base in 1 codon), which translates into the protein MADRTLRSSSALSICGIQAPLTEGGTVQTADAMESPSAPAQRGRVPSQGLLLAVSLLTFRSLPTTAQLTVGSINATEGKDVLLLVLNLPENLAGYIWFRGESVDRKRRIASYVTETQTTTPGPAHRGRETIYPNGSLLFQKVPLNDTGHYTVQAIRKDLQTEVATGQLRVYLELPRPSITSNNPNPEEHKDPVLLMCEPHTQDTTYLWLINSQSLQDSARLELSKDNRTLTLLYVTRNDTGPYECETWNPVSAGHSDPFTLNVLYGPDAPSISPSDSHCPPGTNPRLFCHTASNPPAQYFSLISGRCQQPTQEFFIPNXTANDSGSYTCLAYNSVTGLNRSTVRTITVSGKCLLDHRH